In Bacillus sp. NP247, one DNA window encodes the following:
- a CDS encoding 2TM domain-containing protein — protein sequence MERDEIYLRAKKRVENLKAFYIHLTVYILVNLMLFFINISSDSSELWFLYPLGGWGIGIVIHGLTTFPFGIFGKEWEERKIKKYMEKDK from the coding sequence GTGGAGCGAGATGAGATTTATTTACGAGCTAAAAAAAGGGTGGAGAATTTAAAAGCGTTTTACATTCATTTAACGGTTTATATACTAGTTAACTTAATGCTTTTTTTTATAAATATAAGCTCTGATTCAAGTGAATTATGGTTTTTATATCCACTGGGAGGTTGGGGGATCGGTATCGTTATACACGGTTTGACAACTTTTCCATTTGGGATATTCGGAAAAGAGTGGGAAGAACGAAAGATTAAAAAATATATGGAGAAAGATAAGTAA
- a CDS encoding YitT family protein produces the protein MKKRTTDIIFIIIGAFLFALGVNLFVIPNEFGEGGVTGITIITYYLFEWSPGLVNLILNAILLIAGYKFLNKITTIYTIIAVVTNSLFLHLTEGWTIASDEMLVNAIFGGIFIGCGIGLIIRVGGTTAGTTILARMTHKYLGWSISYGLLFFDLIVAFSSYFIIGAEKLMITIIMLYVATKVMEFVIEGLNPKKAITIISDNPNEIAGKVTTLMGRGVTVYSGHGYYTKTPKEILYIVINKQEVVKLKRIVQTTDPAAFIAIHDVRDVFGEGFVDISKA, from the coding sequence ATGAAAAAAAGAACGACAGACATTATTTTTATTATTATTGGTGCATTTCTTTTTGCGTTAGGTGTGAATTTGTTTGTTATTCCGAACGAGTTTGGTGAGGGTGGAGTAACGGGTATCACGATTATTACCTACTATTTATTTGAGTGGTCACCAGGCTTAGTCAACTTAATTTTAAATGCGATTTTGTTAATAGCCGGTTATAAATTTTTGAATAAGATAACAACAATTTATACGATCATTGCTGTAGTTACTAACTCGCTATTTCTTCATTTGACAGAAGGCTGGACTATTGCTTCGGATGAAATGCTGGTAAATGCCATTTTCGGAGGAATATTTATAGGATGCGGGATTGGTCTAATCATTCGTGTTGGCGGAACAACAGCAGGTACTACCATTTTAGCAAGGATGACGCATAAATATTTAGGATGGAGCATTAGCTACGGTCTACTGTTCTTCGATTTAATTGTTGCGTTTTCATCTTATTTCATCATTGGTGCAGAAAAACTGATGATAACAATTATTATGCTATATGTAGCAACGAAAGTGATGGAGTTTGTAATTGAAGGTTTAAATCCGAAGAAAGCCATTACGATTATTTCTGATAATCCGAATGAAATTGCCGGGAAGGTGACTACCTTAATGGGCAGAGGGGTTACCGTGTACTCAGGTCATGGCTATTACACGAAAACTCCGAAGGAAATTCTTTATATTGTTATTAATAAGCAAGAAGTAGTGAAGCTAAAACGGATTGTTCAAACTACGGATCCGGCTGCGTTCATCGCTATACACGATGTTCGTGACGTATTTGGAGAAGGATTTGTTGATATTTCTAAGGCTTAA